The window TGCGGATAAATTTCAGTACTTCTCTCTAGAGACACGGCGTAACGGCAATCCGCTGCACTTATTCATATTTTCCAAAACAGAAAAGTATTCCGCTGCGTCAGTTGGTAGTATTCGACATCGCACAGTGTTGGGCATTTAAATCAACAACGAGCATGACCCTCTAACAATGAAATTGATACTTGTTCGACACGCGGAAACCGAGTGGAATTTGAAAGGAATTATTCAGGGACACTGTGATAGCTCTTTGACTCGTCGCGGTTTGCGTGAAACATCCGCCTTACTGGATGCACTTACTGAAAGTGAGTACCAAGTAGAACGTGTTTACGCTTCTCCGCTTGGACGTGCCTGGCAAATGGGGCAGAGCCTGGCTGAATATTTTCGCTGCTCGCTGACGGCTGAACCGGCCCTTAAAGAGCAGGCCTTTGGTCAGTTTGAAGGGATGCCACTAGAACTGCTCAGACAAAAGCATCCGAACGATGCAAATGCGTTATTCAGGCTTGATGCAGAATATTGTCCACCAGGTGGTGAGTCACTGGCACACGCTTCTCAGCGGGTTATACGTTTTGTACAAAGCCTGGAAGATACATCATCACATCATCAGACAATATGTATTGTGTCT is drawn from Pectobacterium aroidearum and contains these coding sequences:
- a CDS encoding histidine phosphatase family protein, producing the protein MKLILVRHAETEWNLKGIIQGHCDSSLTRRGLRETSALLDALTESEYQVERVYASPLGRAWQMGQSLAEYFRCSLTAEPALKEQAFGQFEGMPLELLRQKHPNDANALFRLDAEYCPPGGESLAHASQRVIRFVQSLEDTSSHHQTICIVSHGHVSQGILAMFKEGTVKSFARYAQPNASYSVIDLINGKCIDLRWGIATHLRQLER